One region of Candidatus Neomarinimicrobiota bacterium genomic DNA includes:
- the menD gene encoding 2-succinyl-5-enolpyruvyl-6-hydroxy-3-cyclohexene-1-carboxylic-acid synthase, whose product MSNSPRQLNLRWADTFVNSLSRYGIRNVCITPGSRSTPLTLAFTRHPDFTAYSHIDERSGAFFALGLSKSSGLPTVLVCTSGTAGANFYPAIIEAAASETPLIVCTADRPPELHGTGANQTIDQRHLYGRHVRWFHNVGLPSDVDAEFEKLRDATITAVEAAMSSQQGPVHLNFPFRKPLEPESLRDLPVLESVEESAEIPRDNPRPLSDDDISYIAEAIDRSQHGLILAGPLSVNRSARESILKIAELLSYPILADGLSGFRFGYETSQLLIHHASDILRSKDLPKAFFPDLILRFGRMPTSNTLNTFLSNHKKAEQILFNQTGRIDDATHSVNRIIPCNIGELYKNISAGFSSDISKTQATLLKYYFSAEKQIKHLVEENSWPDDAPSEPGIFPALIPLIPAGSQLMLSNSLPVRDLDWFAPSSEKDINVYFNRGVSGIDGIISTAFGIAAQDGKPTVLVTGDLAFHHDMNGLLAWKRYQIPLTIVLINNDGGGIFDMLPISNLDEAKYREYFQTAHGLNFRKFVEGFGGNFHSVQSRQDFRQKISQTLNSDSLDVIEVKTESKASMSHRREIWDAIADEISVL is encoded by the coding sequence ATGAGTAATTCACCGAGGCAACTTAACCTCCGCTGGGCCGATACTTTTGTTAATTCACTTTCCCGGTATGGAATCCGAAACGTCTGTATTACTCCCGGTTCCCGATCCACCCCTCTGACGCTGGCATTTACCCGACATCCGGATTTTACAGCCTATTCCCACATCGACGAGCGCTCCGGCGCCTTCTTTGCGCTGGGTTTGTCGAAATCCTCCGGACTGCCCACTGTGCTCGTCTGCACCTCCGGGACTGCCGGAGCGAACTTTTATCCTGCCATTATTGAAGCTGCCGCCAGTGAAACGCCACTTATTGTATGTACCGCAGATCGACCGCCGGAATTACACGGCACAGGGGCGAACCAGACGATAGACCAGCGACATCTCTATGGACGTCATGTTCGTTGGTTTCACAACGTCGGTCTTCCCAGCGATGTGGATGCTGAGTTTGAAAAATTGCGGGATGCCACAATCACAGCTGTGGAGGCGGCCATGAGCAGTCAGCAGGGGCCTGTACACCTGAATTTCCCCTTTCGAAAGCCACTGGAACCGGAATCATTGCGCGATCTTCCGGTGTTGGAATCCGTGGAAGAATCAGCAGAAATTCCCAGGGATAATCCGCGCCCACTTTCCGATGACGATATCTCCTACATCGCCGAGGCCATCGACCGTTCCCAGCATGGGTTAATATTAGCCGGACCGCTTTCCGTCAATCGCTCCGCCAGGGAATCTATCCTCAAAATCGCCGAACTTTTGAGTTATCCCATACTGGCGGACGGGCTGTCCGGATTCCGCTTCGGATATGAAACGTCACAACTGCTAATACACCACGCATCAGATATTCTTCGATCAAAAGACCTTCCGAAAGCATTCTTTCCCGACCTCATTCTGCGGTTCGGCAGGATGCCGACCTCTAATACGTTGAATACATTTCTGTCGAATCATAAAAAGGCCGAACAGATACTTTTCAACCAGACTGGGAGAATAGATGATGCAACACATTCAGTAAATCGTATAATTCCCTGTAATATTGGCGAGTTATATAAAAATATATCTGCAGGATTTAGCAGCGATATTTCAAAAACTCAGGCAACATTACTGAAATATTATTTTTCTGCAGAAAAACAGATAAAGCATCTTGTCGAAGAGAATTCATGGCCGGATGATGCACCCAGTGAACCAGGAATCTTTCCGGCGTTAATCCCCCTGATACCGGCCGGTTCCCAACTCATGTTATCCAACAGCCTGCCGGTTCGGGATCTGGACTGGTTTGCGCCATCGTCGGAAAAAGATATCAACGTCTACTTCAATCGCGGTGTCAGCGGTATCGATGGTATAATCTCAACCGCATTCGGTATCGCCGCACAGGACGGAAAGCCGACGGTTCTGGTCACTGGCGACCTGGCCTTTCATCACGACATGAATGGCCTGCTGGCATGGAAACGATATCAGATTCCTCTGACCATCGTCCTCATCAATAATGATGGCGGCGGTATCTTTGACATGCTGCCCATCTCAAATTTGGATGAAGCGAAATACCGGGAGTATTTCCAGACCGCTCATGGGCTGAATTTCCGTAAATTTGTGGAGGGATTCGGAGGTAATTTCCACTCCGTTCAATCCCGTCAGGACTTTCGCCAAAAGATATCGCAGACCCTTAATTCGGATTCTCTTGACGTCATTGAGGTGAAGACTGAGAGCAAGGCTTCAATGAGTCATAGGCGGGAAATCTGGGATGCTATTGCCGATGAAATTTCAGTTCTATGA
- a CDS encoding isochorismate synthase, whose amino-acid sequence MNQHKNYEANSLNSNKVLRFLRPLIDDSKQNNDSVYFQYRFRVDHCALLTYLKNNAPVNGKLAYWDLPKENFSFLALGDVAEWTANGPQRFAGTGRRLEQLQSRLSILNESTATTQMPAILFFSSFFHQIAQDSEWDGFSPAKLYLPEILIAKDGETVTICLNYEITGNTNPDSLLSDIQQQEDAFRAFSASTDFSLTDSVVELAPYLNGEKPQWIRAVNRSISSIKDHEIDKVVLAKKSEIDVVSTAPLYDTLRNLRSIYPGCVTFLFREANGKAFFGATPEWLARMHDGILTCDALAGSIGRSENPSVDRQLGQELLESRKNRSEHDFVVQYLENKMQHLADDTRSQDAPTLKKLYNVQHLYTKMTGRLKSGVSPMQVVEQLHPTPAVGGIPSETALDFIRKVEELERGYYAAPMGWISADGDFDFAVGLRSGLLDSETLHLYAGAGIVEGSDPDDEYEELQLKLQPLLNAFQAAPVHE is encoded by the coding sequence ATGAACCAGCATAAAAACTACGAAGCGAATTCATTGAATAGTAACAAGGTACTTCGATTTCTCAGGCCGTTAATAGACGATTCAAAACAGAATAACGATTCAGTTTATTTTCAATATCGGTTTCGGGTTGATCACTGCGCCCTGCTCACCTATTTAAAAAATAATGCCCCTGTCAATGGCAAACTCGCCTATTGGGATCTGCCGAAAGAAAATTTTTCCTTTCTGGCTTTAGGAGACGTAGCGGAATGGACGGCAAATGGACCCCAGCGATTTGCCGGGACTGGCCGCAGACTGGAACAATTGCAAAGTCGCCTGTCAATCCTGAACGAATCAACAGCGACAACCCAGATGCCGGCGATTTTATTTTTCTCTTCCTTTTTCCATCAGATAGCACAGGACTCTGAATGGGACGGGTTCTCGCCCGCCAAACTCTATCTCCCGGAAATACTGATTGCCAAAGATGGTGAAACAGTAACCATCTGCCTAAATTACGAAATCACGGGAAATACAAACCCGGATTCCCTGCTCAGTGACATCCAACAGCAGGAAGATGCCTTCAGAGCATTCTCAGCGAGTACCGACTTTTCCCTAACAGATTCTGTCGTCGAGCTTGCCCCGTATCTTAACGGCGAAAAGCCCCAATGGATTCGAGCAGTTAACCGGAGCATTTCCTCTATCAAAGATCATGAGATTGACAAGGTTGTTCTTGCGAAAAAATCCGAAATCGACGTGGTCAGCACGGCGCCGCTTTACGATACCCTTCGCAACCTGCGTTCAATTTATCCCGGCTGCGTCACCTTTCTGTTTAGAGAAGCCAACGGGAAAGCCTTCTTCGGAGCGACACCGGAATGGCTCGCAAGAATGCATGATGGTATTTTGACGTGTGACGCGCTTGCCGGATCCATAGGACGAAGCGAGAATCCGTCTGTTGACCGGCAGCTGGGCCAGGAACTTCTGGAGAGCAGAAAAAACAGGTCAGAGCACGATTTTGTCGTGCAATACCTGGAAAACAAAATGCAGCATCTTGCCGATGATACCCGGAGTCAGGATGCACCAACGCTGAAAAAACTTTATAATGTGCAACACCTATATACCAAGATGACGGGCCGGCTGAAATCAGGAGTCTCGCCAATGCAGGTGGTCGAACAGCTGCATCCCACACCTGCGGTGGGTGGAATTCCATCGGAAACCGCTCTGGATTTCATCAGGAAGGTCGAGGAGTTGGAGCGCGGCTATTACGCTGCTCCCATGGGTTGGATATCCGCGGATGGAGACTTCGATTTCGCCGTGGGACTCCGATCCGGGTTGCTCGACTCTGAAACCCTTCATTTATATGCAGGCGCTGGAATCGTAGAGGGCTCCGATCCCGACGACGAATACGAAGAACTCCAGCTGAAGCTCCAGCCCCTGCTGAACGCCTTCCAGGCTGCACCGGTACATGAGTAA